Proteins encoded together in one Mycobacterium simiae window:
- a CDS encoding lysophospholipid acyltransferase family protein, translating into MGLVGEAFGQALDWTRNQVVSRVPRADLDQRDPDYIRDQLPGTWLLASLYFRADVRGLDRIPSTGPVLLVGNHSGGNVPPDTFVFTLAFCSYFGVERPFYQLAHNLVVSAPPLGWLRKFGTVAANPENARLALQSGAALLVYPGGDYEVFRPSWERHKVDFGGRMGYVRLARETGVSIVPVASVGGQESALFLNRGQWLAKLLMADKLLRLKSIPISLALPWGLNISDLAGHIPLPTKIVIEVQEPIEVDGDDQAVHDKVMASLQAGVDRLAAKRRFPVIG; encoded by the coding sequence ATGGGGCTCGTCGGAGAGGCCTTCGGACAGGCGCTGGACTGGACGCGCAACCAGGTGGTGTCCAGGGTGCCCAGGGCCGACCTCGACCAACGGGATCCGGACTATATCCGTGACCAGTTGCCGGGCACCTGGCTGCTCGCCTCGCTGTACTTCAGGGCGGATGTGCGGGGACTGGATCGGATCCCCAGCACGGGTCCGGTACTGCTGGTGGGCAATCACAGCGGCGGCAACGTGCCTCCCGACACCTTCGTCTTCACGCTCGCGTTCTGCTCCTACTTCGGCGTCGAGCGGCCGTTTTACCAATTGGCCCATAATCTCGTCGTCTCGGCACCGCCCTTGGGGTGGCTACGCAAGTTCGGCACCGTCGCCGCCAATCCTGAAAACGCCCGGCTCGCTTTGCAATCCGGCGCGGCCCTACTCGTCTACCCCGGCGGTGACTACGAGGTCTTCCGGCCCTCGTGGGAACGTCACAAGGTCGACTTCGGCGGCCGGATGGGGTATGTGCGACTTGCCCGTGAGACGGGAGTATCCATCGTTCCGGTGGCCAGCGTCGGGGGACAGGAAAGCGCGCTGTTCCTCAACCGCGGACAGTGGCTGGCGAAACTGTTGATGGCAGATAAGCTGCTGCGCCTCAAGAGCATTCCGATCTCACTGGCCCTGCCCTGGGGCCTCAACATCAGTGACCTGGCCGGCCACATCCCGCTGCCCACCAAGATCGTGATCGAAGTCCAGGAACCCATCGAGGTCGACGGCGACGATCAGGCGGTGCACGACAAAGTGATGGCCAGCCTGCAAGCCGGCGTCGACCGCCTCGCCGCCAAGCGCCGCTTCCCGGTGATCGGCTGA
- a CDS encoding SRPBCC family protein yields MRVERRCVVKADRETVWKIVSDPDCYPKFMTNLERWEAANEQRAGIGARYIVHWKIGSVPVGGLIEVVEFDERRDVAWVGLTGITLRGRIRLRDGGEGKTKVTFRLSYQAPGGLLGYLADRIAVRQVGRTLSETLKCLSELAES; encoded by the coding sequence ATGCGCGTCGAACGCCGCTGCGTTGTCAAAGCGGACCGCGAGACGGTCTGGAAGATCGTCAGCGACCCGGACTGCTACCCGAAGTTCATGACCAACCTCGAGCGCTGGGAAGCGGCTAACGAACAACGCGCCGGCATCGGCGCGCGCTACATCGTGCACTGGAAAATCGGTTCGGTCCCAGTGGGCGGTCTGATCGAGGTGGTCGAATTTGACGAGCGCCGCGATGTGGCCTGGGTGGGTCTGACCGGCATCACGTTGCGCGGCCGGATCCGGCTGCGCGACGGCGGCGAGGGCAAGACCAAGGTCACCTTCCGGCTGTCCTATCAGGCGCCGGGCGGCCTGCTGGGTTACCTCGCGGATCGGATCGCGGTGCGGCAGGTGGGCCGCACGCTGTCAGAAACACTGAAGTGCCTCAGCGAATTGGCTGAGTCCTAA
- a CDS encoding ArsR/SmtB family transcription factor, which translates to MSNQPGCRPAIGAAALDESQAAELAAMFKALGDPVRLRLLSLIASHPGGEACVSEISTTFDVSQPTISHHLKLLRSAGLLACERRGTWVYYWTIPSALQRLSSLLDGSLGAEVVNG; encoded by the coding sequence ATGTCGAATCAACCCGGGTGTCGCCCGGCGATCGGGGCGGCCGCGCTGGATGAGTCGCAGGCCGCCGAGCTGGCGGCCATGTTCAAGGCACTCGGCGACCCGGTCCGGCTGCGGCTACTCAGTTTGATTGCGAGCCACCCCGGCGGCGAGGCCTGCGTGTCTGAAATTTCGACGACCTTCGACGTGTCCCAGCCGACGATCTCCCATCACCTCAAGCTGTTACGCTCGGCCGGCCTGCTGGCCTGCGAGCGACGCGGCACTTGGGTCTACTACTGGACGATTCCCTCGGCGCTGCAACGGCTCTCGTCCCTCCTGGACGGCAGCCTTGGCGCTGAGGTGGTGAACGGGTAA
- a CDS encoding adenylate/guanylate cyclase domain-containing protein yields the protein MRTANWFMHMALPMVALWLLLDRPRVDLEWDNRLAHFVLVLSASVVSVVLGVLIGRAARTRDDARLWLVSLVFITTAGFFGVHALFTPGVLMDTSDAEFMLPTRMGLVVAGAVALASSAKFTPARNARLWSLRRPLSALVWFLMVATAALVLCGALDRLQNQDELEDIEQVGALAGGVLFAAAALVYFPIYRRRPAVVVVSVLTAFVLLAEASVALALGMSWHASWWLWHLLMTMAFCFIAYSARVQFRREGSVRGLFDALATQQTIADLRRDYAAALEEMVDLLQRREQGEHVAIGAVAARLADRFELSEQQVAVLKRGAEALGAERERVRKLRSLVSVGREASVIQDEDALLDRVMAAIAEAFPGDQFRLGIVRDSELGFADTAPGDDPLELPLMVKGQLAGVIEAYRADGPFADADVALLRSFATQSSIALENARLYHHLDGLFRSYMSPAVATALLADPDQAGLGGAVTEVTVLMADLHGFTPFTEATSPDQVVTMLNTYYGAVVPIILDAGGTVLQFVGDAVTAIWGAPARQSDHALRAARTGLALHDVVERAARGHADWPRFRVGINTGPALVGNIGAEEMRSFTAIGDTMNLAARLQNLAEPGQVVVGPNTCAALGPSARVSRHGSVKVKGKRDPVRLCVLHDLAS from the coding sequence GTGCGCACGGCGAACTGGTTCATGCACATGGCGCTTCCGATGGTCGCGTTGTGGCTGTTGCTCGACAGACCCAGGGTCGACCTGGAATGGGACAACCGCCTCGCGCATTTCGTGTTGGTGCTGTCCGCATCCGTGGTGAGTGTGGTGCTGGGCGTCCTGATCGGCCGAGCGGCTCGCACCCGTGACGACGCCCGGCTCTGGTTGGTCTCGCTCGTCTTCATCACGACGGCCGGCTTTTTCGGTGTGCATGCCTTGTTCACCCCGGGGGTGCTGATGGATACCTCCGACGCGGAGTTCATGTTGCCGACGCGAATGGGGCTGGTGGTGGCCGGCGCCGTCGCGCTGGCCTCGTCGGCGAAGTTCACCCCGGCGCGAAACGCCCGACTCTGGTCACTGCGCCGGCCGCTGTCGGCGCTGGTGTGGTTCCTGATGGTCGCCACCGCGGCGTTGGTCCTCTGCGGTGCGCTCGACCGGCTGCAAAACCAGGATGAGCTCGAGGACATCGAGCAAGTGGGGGCGTTGGCCGGTGGTGTGCTATTCGCCGCCGCGGCGTTGGTCTACTTTCCGATTTATCGGCGGCGCCCCGCGGTCGTCGTCGTTTCTGTACTCACCGCATTCGTGCTGCTGGCCGAGGCGTCGGTGGCCCTGGCGCTCGGCATGAGCTGGCACGCTTCGTGGTGGCTGTGGCATTTGCTGATGACGATGGCCTTCTGCTTCATCGCCTATAGCGCGCGGGTGCAGTTCCGTCGGGAAGGCTCGGTGCGGGGCCTATTCGATGCGCTGGCCACCCAGCAGACGATCGCGGACCTGCGTCGCGACTATGCCGCGGCGCTCGAAGAGATGGTCGACCTGCTCCAGCGCCGCGAGCAGGGTGAACACGTCGCCATCGGCGCGGTCGCGGCGCGGCTGGCCGACCGCTTCGAGCTGTCCGAACAGCAGGTCGCGGTGCTCAAACGGGGAGCCGAGGCGCTGGGCGCGGAGCGCGAACGCGTGCGCAAGCTGCGAAGTCTGGTGTCCGTCGGGCGCGAGGCCAGCGTCATCCAGGACGAGGACGCACTACTGGATCGAGTAATGGCCGCCATCGCTGAAGCCTTCCCCGGCGACCAATTTCGCCTTGGTATCGTGCGCGACAGCGAACTCGGCTTCGCCGACACGGCGCCCGGCGATGATCCGTTGGAGCTGCCCCTGATGGTCAAAGGGCAACTCGCCGGAGTGATCGAGGCGTATCGCGCCGACGGCCCATTCGCCGACGCCGACGTTGCACTGTTGCGCTCTTTCGCCACCCAGTCCTCGATCGCGTTGGAGAACGCCCGCCTCTACCACCACCTCGACGGTCTGTTTCGCAGCTACATGTCGCCAGCGGTCGCGACGGCACTGCTAGCCGACCCCGATCAGGCCGGGCTCGGCGGTGCTGTCACCGAGGTCACCGTGTTGATGGCCGACCTGCACGGCTTCACGCCGTTCACCGAAGCGACGTCGCCCGACCAGGTGGTCACGATGTTGAACACCTACTACGGCGCTGTGGTCCCGATCATTCTCGACGCCGGTGGCACCGTGCTGCAGTTCGTCGGTGACGCCGTGACAGCTATTTGGGGCGCCCCGGCGCGGCAGTCCGATCACGCGCTGCGGGCTGCCCGGACCGGACTGGCCCTGCACGATGTCGTCGAGCGTGCGGCACGCGGGCACGCCGACTGGCCGCGGTTCCGCGTCGGGATCAACACCGGGCCAGCGCTGGTCGGAAATATCGGCGCCGAGGAAATGCGTAGCTTCACGGCGATCGGGGACACCATGAACCTGGCGGCCCGGCTGCAGAACCTGGCCGAGCCCGGTCAGGTGGTTGTCGGCCCCAACACCTGCGCGGCACTCGGCCCAAGCGCTCGGGTGAGCAGACACGGGTCGGTGAAAGTCAAAGGAAAGCGCGACCCGGTGCGGCTGTGCGTTTTGCACGACTTGGCGTCCTAA